In the genome of Ferrovibrio terrae, the window TTTTCGCTGCCATGCTGGCAACCGCCGGTCTGGCCGCCATCAGCCCGGCCGCATTGGCTGGCGCCACATTCGATGCCGTCAAGGCCAAGGGCTTCGTGCAATGCGGCGTCAACGGCAGTGTCGCCGGCTTTTCCGCCCCCGACAGCCAGGGCCTTTGGACCGGCATCGACGTCGACATGTGCCGCGCCGTGGCCGCCGCCGTGTTCGGCGATTCCAGCAAGATCAAATACACCGCGCTGACCGCGCAGCAGCGCTTCGTCGCCCTGCAGTCGGGCGAGATCGACGTGCTGACCCGCAACGTGACGCAGACGCTGCTGCGCGACGCATCGCTGGGCCTGCGCGAGGCCGGCGTCAATTTCTATGACGGCCAGGGCTTCATCGTGAACAAGAAGCTGGGTGTCAAATCCGCCAAGGAGCTGAACGGTTCGACTGTCTGCGTGCAGCCCGGCACCACCACCGAACTCAATCTCTCTGACTATTTCCGCAAAATGAACATGACCTTCAAGGCGGTGGTGATCGAGAAGGTGGATGAAAACATCGCTGCCTTCAGCTCCGGCCGCTGCGATGTCTACACCACCGATGCCTCGCAGCTGGCCGCGGTGCGCGTCACGGCACTGAACCCGCCGGATGATTACATCATCCTGCCCGAACGCATTTCCAAGGAGCCACTGGGCCCGATGGTGCGCCAGGGCGACGACCAGTGGTATCAGATCGTGAAATGGGCCCTGCTGGCGCTGAAGGAGGCCGAGGAACTCGGCATCTCGCAACAGAATGTCGACGAGATGCTGAAAAGCGAGGACCCGGTGATCAAGCGCTTCACCGGCGTCACGCCGGGCTATGGCAAGGCGCTCGGCCTGGATGAGAAATGGGCCTATTGGATCGTAAAACAGATCGGCAATTACGGCGAAAGCTTTGAGCGCAACCTGGGCAAGGGCAGCCCGGTGAAGCTGGAGCGCGGCCTGAACGACCTGTGGACCAGGGGCGGCCTGATGTACGCCATCCCGCTGCGCTAACACACATCACTTTGAATGCATCACGATGGCCGGGGTTTACGCTCCGGCCATCTGCTTTTCAGCGGTGTTCGGGAAACAGCAGGCGGGTGTAGACCTTGATATAAGCGTCGCACATTGCGTCCACGGTGAAGTTCTCACTGACATGGCGACGCGCGCGGGCGGCAATTTCCATGCGGCGTTCCGGCGTCAGGTGCAGGGCCTCATCCAGCGCATCGGCCAGCGCCTTGGCATCGCCGGCCTTGACCAGCCAGCCGGTTTCGCCGCCCGGCAGCACGGTTTCGCGCGAGCCACCATGATCGGTGGCGATCACCGGCTTGCCCATCGCCTGCGCCTCGACCGCGACGCGGCCGAAGCCTTCAGGGAAGGTGGAGGCCGACACCACCACATCGGCCAGCATATAGGCGGCCGGCATGTCCTTGCCGTCGCCCGGAATGCGCACGCTGCGGTCCAGCCGGTACTGCACGATCAGGCTTTCCAGCTCGGCGCGGTAGCCGTCGCGCCCCGAGCCCAGCAGCACAGCGGTGAAATCCTGCTTGCCGTCATGCCGCTCGGCCAGGATCTTGAGCGCACGCAGCAGAACCGTGTGCCCCTTCCAGCGCGTCAGCCGGCCCGGCAGCAGGATCACCGGCAGGCCGTCGGTCAGGCGCCACTGCTGCTGCAGGTTAGACATGCGCTCGGGGTAAATGCGGTTCGGGTCGAACTTGACCAGATCGGTACCGCGCGGAATGGTGACGAGGCGCGCACGCGGCACACCGAAAGCCGAATTCGCGTAATCGGCGACGAAATCCGAGATCGCCACCACGATGTCGCCCTTGGACATCGGGTTGGCCCAGAACTTCTTGAACCAGCTGTGCGACTTGTAGGCATTGTGAAAGGTGGTGACCAGTGGCACGCCACAGCGCAGGGCTGCCGCGCGCGCCGACCAGGCCGGGGCGCGCGAACGCACATGCACCACATCGACCGGCAGGCTGCGGATCAATTCTTCCAGCCGCGCGGTGTTCTTGCGCATCACGAAAGGATTCTTGCTGTTCACCGGCAGGGTGATGTGCCTGGCACCGGCGCGTTCCAGCTCGCGCACCATCGGCCCGCCGGCCGAGACGACGTAGGACATCCAGCCGGCCTTCGCCAGCGCCTTGGCGGTATCCACAGTGCCGCGCTCGACGCCGCCGGTAACCAGCGCGGGCAGCACCTGCATCACCGCAGGCGGTCTTCCCGAACTGGACTGGTCTGCAGTAGAAATCGGAATATCTGACATGAGCGCGCTGAAGGGCGGGAGGGAGGCAAGTATAGGCCGCCTGCCGGGTAGCGCAAAGCCGCGCGGCTGGCAAGGCCGTGCCGGGCATGAGGCGAGGAATAACGGCATGCGGCCTGCAAAAAGCCTGATCCGGCGGGGTGCGATGACGATGGCGCTGGTCGCTGTGCTCGTCTGGGCCCTGCTGCTGGCCGGCCTCGGCACCTCCTTTGCCCTGGTCCAGGTGCCGGGCCAGACGCCCACACATGACGACATCCTGCGCGGTTTCGATGCCAGCGCGCTGTCGGCCAGCCGCGAGGATGTCGCCTATGGCGGCACTTACGATCCGGTCGGCATGATCGTGAAATGGCAAAAGCCGATCATCTATAAGATCGAAGGCCTGCGCTCACGGCCCGATGCCATCAACTTCGCCATCGCAACGCTGCAGCAGCAGGCCGCGTTGGCCGGCATCGAGGTGCGCGCGGCCAGGGCGCCAAGCGAAGCCAACTACGCCATCACTTTCCGCAATGTCGCCGGCTTCAACCTCGGCGACCGCAAGGCGGTCTGTTTCCTGACCTACAATTTCAACACCAGTGGCCACATGCAGTGGGCGGCACTGCAGATCAATCTCGCCGCGCCCAGCCTGGAACGCTGTGTGCGGCACGAGATCCTGCATGGCTTCGGCCTGATGAATCATCCGCACCGCCTGCATTCGGTGCTGAGTTATCACGTTGGCGACCATATGGCCGAGATCACCGAGGCCGATATCGTGATGCTGCGGAGCCTGTATGATCCGCGCATCCGGCCGGCGATGTCACGGCTTGCCGCGCTGACGATTGTCGACAGCCTGATCGAGGCAAACCGCCGCGCACTTAATCCGCGTGCACCGGCCAAGACCGATCCGATGCCCGTGCTGCGCGACGTGATCGCCGATCTCGACAAAGCGGCGGCCGGCGGCAATGTGCGCGCGATGATGTATCTGGCCGAAGCGGCCTGGCAGGGCTATGGCATGCCGAAGGATCCGGCGCGCATGGCCGCCTGGATCGAGCGTGCCTCGGCCACCCGCGATGTCGTCGCGCGTTTCGATCTGGCCCATGCGCTGGGCAGCGGACGTTATATGCCGAAGGACAATGCACGCGCCGCGGTGCTCTATCGTCGCAATGCAGAGCTTGGCCATGCAGTGTCGCAGAACAACTACGCGGTTATGTTGCGTGACGGCCTCGGCGTGCCGGTGGATCGCGTGGCGGCGCTGACCTGGTTCACGCTGGCGGCACGTGGCAATGTCGCCTCGGCCGAACGCAGCCGGCAGGCGCTGATGCAAAACCTGCCCCCGGCCGAGCAGCAGGAGGCCGTGCGCCGCGCGGCAGCATGGAAACCGGCCGCCGAAGCCGCTAGATAAGACGAATGACCGATACCCAGTTCTTACGCCGCCCTGACGGCACCCGCCTCGCCTATTCCGCCACGCCCGCCCGGCAGAGTGACAAGCCAGGCATCCTGTTCTGCGGCGGCTTCCGCTCCGACATGACCGGCACCAAGGCCGTGGCGATGGAACAGGTGGCACAGCAGCATGGCCTGGGCTATGTGCGTTTCGACTATTTCGGCCATGGCCAGTCGGACGGAGATTTTCTCGATGGCACCATCGGCCGCTGGAAGGAAGACACGCTGGCGATGCTGCGTGAGGTCTGCGGTCCCGCGACGCAGATCGTGGTTGGCTCCAGCATGGGCGGCTGGCTGGCCACGCTGGCGGCGCTGGCGCTGCCCGACCGCACTGCCGGCCTGGTGCTGATTGCGCCGGCGCTGGATTTCACCGAAGACCTGATGTGGGCGGAAATGACCGAGCCGCAGCGCGCCGTACTGTTGCGCGACGGCATCCTGCGCGAGCCGTCGCAATATTCCGATCAGCCCTACGAATATTCACTCAGGCTGATCACCGAGGGTCGCGACCACATGATCCTCAAGCCTGGCATCGTCTACGACAAGCCGGTGCGCATCCTGCAGGGCATGATGGATCCTGATGTGCCCTACGGCCACGCCGTGAAAACTGCCGCTGCATTCCAGGGCGGCGATACGCGCCTGACCCTGCTGCGCGACGGCGACCATCGCCTGTCGCGGCCGCAGGATATCGAGCTGCTGACGCAGACAGTGCTGGGCCTGCTGTGAGCGAGGACGGAATCGAGACCACACGGCTGCGGCTGCGGCCGGTGCGACAGATGGATGCTGCGTTGCTGCCCTCTCTGATCACACCGGTGATCAGTCGCTGGACCGCCAACTGGATCTATCCGTTCACGGCAGCGATGGCTAACGAGCGTGTTGCGGCCACACTGGCCGACAATGCTGCGAGCACCGGATTCAATCGCGTTCTGACCGACAAGGAAGACGGCCGCGTGATTGGCTGGTTCCGCGCCACGCTGGTATCGGAAACACCTCGTACCGCCAGCATCGGCTACTGGCTGATCGACGCGGTGCATGGCCGCGGCTACCTGACCGAGGCCCTGCCGGTCTTCGTGCAGGCCGCCATCGCAGCGTTGAAGCTCGAGCGGCTGGAAGCCGGCGCCCAGCCGGAAAATGCGGCCTCCATTGCCGCCCTGACCCGGCTCGGCCTGCGCTTCATCGGTCGGCGCCAGCATTACGTGCCGGCGCGCGACCGCGAGGAGCCGACCAATTTCTACGCCATGGACTGCCCTGGAGATTCCTTGCCTAGCGGGTCTTGAAGAAGCCAACCATCTCGGCCAGGCGCTGGGCCTGCTGGGCCAGACTCTGCGCCGAAGCGGTGGTTTCTTCCACCAGCGCAGCATTGCGCTGGGTTGCCTCGTCCATGCTGCCGACCGCCGTGTTGATCTGATCCAGGCCAGCGGCCTGTTCGCGCGAGGCGGCCGCGATTTCGGCGACGATATCCGACGCCTTCTTGATCGCGCCGACAATCTCGGCCAGCGACTGACCGGTCTGGTTGACAAGCGATGCACCGGTTTTCACCTGTGCATTCGACTCCGTGATCAGCGCCTTGATGTCTTTGCTGGCGTTGGCCGAACGTTGCGCGAGCGCACGCACTTCCTGTGCGACGACGGCAAAACCCTTGCCGGCTTCGCCGGCGCGTGCGGCTTCGACACTTGCATTCAGGGCAAGAAGATTCGTCTGGAAAGCGATCTCGTCGATCAGGCCGACGATGTCGGCAATTTTCCGTGCACTTTCCTCAATCCGGGTCACGGCCGTCACTGCATCCGCCACCACGCTGCCGCCCTTCTCGGCGGTATCGCGCGCCACGGTCGCCAGCTGGTTCGCTGCCTGGGCGTTGTCGGCATTCTGCTTCACAGTGGTAGTGATTTCATGCATCGAGGCGGCGGTTTGCTCGATCGAGGCCGCCTGCGATTCCGTGCGGCCGGCAAGGTCCTGGCTGCCGGTCGAGATTTCCGAGGAGGCCACTTTCACTGATTGCGCAGTCTGGGTGAGTTCACCGGCGAATTCTCGCAAGCGTTCAGCCATGCCGTTGGCGCTGCCTTTGAGCTGGCCGAACACGCCCTGATACTCGCCGCGCACGCTATGCGTCACGTCACCCTCGGCCATCGCGCCCATCACTTCGGCCATCTCCACTGTCATGGTCTGCAGGGTCGCCGTCAGACGGTTCAGTTCCTGGCTGGTCGACAGGAAGAAGCCCTCCTTGCCGTTCTCATCGATGCGGCCGCTGAGATCGCCGCCGGCGACCTTGTTGACCAGCGCGGCGATTTCGCTGCCGGCCGCTTGTTCGCGCACCTCGCGTTCGGCACGACGTTGCTCGGATTCCGCACGCTGGCGACCGATATCGGCCTCTGCCTGCTCGCGCGCCATCATACTGTCCTTGAACACCAGCAGGGCCCGCGCCATCGCTGCGATTTCGTCTCGGCCGCGAACGGCCGGAATCTCCGCGTTCAGGTCGCCTCCGGACAGCCGGGTCATCGCCTGCGTGATCCGGCCAAGCGGCGCGGAGACTTTTCTCGAGATGACCCAGATTGAAACGCCGACCACGACGGCCGCCACCGCCAGCAAAGTTTCCATGGCGATCATGAAACGCTCATAAGCTTCTTCGGAAGCGGCATATTCCTCCTTGGCGATCACCAGCTGCAGCGAGATCAGCTGACTGATCGCGTCGCTGACCGCGTCGATGATCGGATACATCTCCTGTTCAGCGAAGGTGACCAGTGCGGCCTTGTCATTGGCGATCAGGATACCGTTCAGTTTTTCCACCGCGCGGTCGGCTGGCACGAACAGCAGACGAGCCTTCTCCACCAGCCTGGCCTCCTCCGGCGTCAGCCTGGTCGCGGTATAGACCTTCCACTTCTCCGAGATCGTGCTGCGCGCCTTGGCAATCTCGGCCAGACCAGCCTGCGGCTGCATCGTGCCCGCCCGTACCTTGTGCGAGGTGTCGACGATCTGCACGGCGTAGGCGTCGGCGATATCCTTTAAATCGCTGAGCGGTACCACGCGGTCGGTGTAGACGCTGGCCATCGAGGCCTGCATACGTTGCGCCGACAGATAGCCCGCGCCCGCAACCACAATGATCACCACCAGCATCGCAAGGATGCTGAGCATCAAACGCAACCGGATTGTCATTCCCCCACCCCATGTTTTTTACCAGCAGTGCTGGTTTTCCCCTGGGTGCAATTCAGCGTTATCGCGCACTGATTGCCATAACACCTATGGAGTATTTCATGCGGAAGGGTGATGAAGGTTTGGCGACGGCATGACTGCCTGCTCGTATCGCGCGAGGTACGGGTTAGTTACCCATACCCCTGAGCAGTGACTGCAGCCCCTCACGATAGGTCGGGTATTTGAGTGCTACCCCGAGCTCGAATTTGATGCGGTCATTGCGCACGCGGCGGCTATCGGCATAGAAGCTCGCCGCCATCGGCGAAAGCTGCGCCTGGTCGAACGGTACTTCCGGCGGTCGCGGCAGTTTCAGCAGGTCTGCGGCATAGGCCACCACATCCTGCGGCGGCGCCGGTTCGTCATCGGCCAGGTTGTAGATCGCGCCCGGATTGAACTTGGTCATCGAAGCGCGCAGCACCTGCGCGATATCTTCGACATGGATGCGGCAGAAGACCTGGCCGGGTTTCACAATGCGATGCGCGGTGCCGCGCTTCACGCCTTCGAGCTGATTGCGACCCGGTCCGTAGATGCCGGCGAGCCGGAAGACATGCACCGGCACGCCATGCTCAGCCTGTAGCCGCAGCCAGCCTGCTTCGGCTTCGGCGCGGCGCTTGCTGCGTCCCTGATTTGGACTGACCGGTGTCGTTTCATCGACCCAGTTGCCGCCGGCATCGCCATAGACGCCGGTGGTGGAGAGATAACCAAGCCATTTCAGGTTCGGCAATTTTGCAATATCAGCACCGTGCCAGCGCAGTACCGCATCCGCATCGTCATCGGCTGGTACCGAGATCAGAACATGCGTCGCCGGCAGCAGTACCGAGGCATCGCTGAGCGGCGCCATGCCATCGAAGACATGGCTATCGTAGCCCAGCACCGCGATATCGGCGGCCTTCTCCAGGCTGCGGCTGGTGCCGGTCACGCCCCAGCCTTCGGCATGCAACTGTGCCGCCAGCACTTTTGCACTGAAGCCGAGTCCGAAGCAGAAAAGGTTACCTGTCATGTCGAGCACACGCCTTGCTTTTGCCACAGCGCCTCGCCACTCTGCCGCGCCATGATTGCTATGAACAAGATAGTGCCTTCGGCGGTGTTCGCCAGCCTTCTGCCCGGCCTGCTGCTCTGGGCTTTGCCAGCCATGGCGCAGCAGTCGCTGCAAGGCTCGACCGTTCTGCAGGATGCCGCCTATCAGGACTGCCTGTCGCTGGCGCGCCGCAATCCCGAGGAAGGTTTCAGTCAGGCCCAGCTGTGGCAGGCGACCGGCGGCGGCTTGCCGGCGCAGCATTGCGCTGCGCTGGCGCTGGTGGAGCTGCGGCATTACGGCGATGCCGCTGACCGGCTGGAAAAGCTGCTGCCGCTGGCCGAGAAACAGGCACCGCACCTGACCGTGGCGCTGCTCGACCAGGCCGCCAATGCCTGGCTGCTGGCCGAACAGCCGCAGCGCGCCAAGCAATTGCTGGATATCGCACTGAAGGCCGCGCCTGAAACTTCCGACCTGCTGATCGACCGCGCGCTGGCGCTGGCGGCGCTGAACGACTATGCGGCGGCGCGGCGCGATCTGGATGTGGCGCTGCGTGTCGATCCGACCCGCGAGGATGCACTGGCCTTGCGCGCCGCGGCACGACGCCAGACCGGTGACATGGGTGGCGCCATGGAAGATGCCGAAACCGCGCTGGCGATCCAGCCGCGCCTGCCCGAAGCCCTGCTGGAACGCGGCATCCTGCGACTCAACAGGGGCGACAAGGCCGGCGCACGGCGCGACCTGATCGAGGTGCGCATGGTGGCGCCCGACTCACCGGCGGCGGTTTCCGCCGGCCAGTATATCGAGCAGATGGACGTGAAGCAGGATTAGGCCGCCCTGCTCAGTCTTGTCAGCGCCTGCGCCGCCTGCAGGCGCACCACTTCCGCCTCATCGTGCGACAGTTTTTCCAGCACCGGCCGCATCGCGGCATCGCCGCTGTTGCCGAGCGCCACGCAGACATTGCGGACAAAGCGATCCCGTCCGATACGTTTCACCGCCGTGGTGGCGAAGCGCTCGCGGAAGCTGGCATCGTCCAGTCCGGCCAGATCGAGCAAGGTCGGCGCATCGAGTTCCGGGCGGCTGTGCAGCGTGATCTCGCGCGCCGTGCTGGCGAACTTGTTCCATGGACAGACGGCGAGGCAGTCGTCACAGCCATAGATGCGGTTGCCCATCGCGGCGGCGAAATCCTCGGCGATCACGCCATCGTATTCGATGGTGAGATAGGAAATGCAGCGTCGCGCATCCAGCTGATACGGCGCGGGAAAGGCTTTGGTCGGACAGATGTCGAGGCAATTGCTGCAGGTGCCGCAGTGATCCGTTTCGGCCTCGTCCGGCGCCAGTTCGGCCGTGGTGAGGATCAGGCCCAGGAACAGCCAGGAACCGAAGTCGCGCGACACCAGATTGGTATGCTTGCCCTGCCAGCCGATCCCGGCCGCCGCCGACAGCGGCTTTTCCATCAGTGGCGCGGTATCGACAAACACCTTCACGTCGTTGCCGGCATGGTGGTGCAGCCAGCTGGCCAGGCTTTTGAGTTTCTTCTTGACGACGAGATGATAGTCACGGCCCTGGGCATAGACCGAGATCGCGGCGCGATCCTTTTCCAGCAGCACGTCGAGCGGGTTGTGGTCGGGGCCATAGTTCAGGCCGAGGGCGATAATACCGCGCGCTTCGGGCCAAAGCGCATTGGGATGGCGGCGCCGCTCGGCCTTGTCTTCCAGCCACTGCATGGTGCCGTGGCGTTTGAGCGCCATGAACTCGTCCAGCCGTTCGGCCAGTTCTGGGCCGATGCGGCCGGCCGTTGTGAAGCCGACCGCATCGAATCCTTCCGCCAGCGCGTGCTGACGGATCAGCTCTTTCAGATCGGTCGGATTAGCCGATCGCGGCAATGCAGGCGATCTCGACCTTGTAGTCCGGGGCCGCCAGCCTGGATTCCACGGTGGCGCGCGCCGGCGTGTTGCCCTTGGACACCCAGGCATCCCAGGCCTTGTTCATCTCGGCGAAGGTCGACATGTCGGCAAGCCAGATATTGGTCGACAGAATCTTGGTCTTGTCGGTACCGGCTTCCTTCAGCAGGCGGTCGATCTGCGCCAGGATCTGCTCGGTCTGGCCGGTGACATCGGCCTTGGGATCGGCGGCAACCTGGCCGGCAAGATACACGGTGTTGCCATGCACCACGGCCTGGCTCATGCGGGGACCGACATCGATGCGGCGGACGGACATGCGGTAGTCTCCTTTTTCTCTGCTCACGTCATGCTCGGGCTCGACCCGAGCATCTCTCTCCACTCGGCCTGAGATCCTCGGCGCAAGGCCGAGGATGACGGCTCTGTATATTAGAAATCCAGATCGGCGTAATGCTTCGGCGGCGGCAGGCCGGGAATATGGTCGGCCAGCAGCGGGCGGAAACTGGGCCGGGATTTCACGCGGGCATACCAGTCATGCGCGCCGGGATGGTCGGCCCAGGGAATGTCGCCGAGGTAATCCAGGCAACTGAGATGCGCCGCCGCGGCGATATCGGCCAGCGAGAAGTCATCGCCGGCGAGCCAGTTGCGGCGCTCGGTGAGCCAGGCGATGTAGTCGAGATGGATTTTCATGTTCTGGTGCGCGATGCGGATCACGGAGGATTCCGGATGCCCCATGCCCATGAAGCGCTTCATCACCTTCTCGAACACCAGCGGCTCGGAGACTTCCGGCCCGAATTTGTGATCCCACCAGGCGACCAGCCGCCGCGTCTCGGCGCGGCTCGGCGGATCGAAGCCGATCAGCATCTTGTTGGGATAGACCTCGTCGAGGTATTCGCAGATCGCCTGGCTATCGGCCAGCGCGCGGCCGTCATGCTCCACCAGCACCGGACCGTTGCCGCTCGGGTCCATGGCGAGGAATTCCGGCCGGCGCTCCCACAGCTTCTCGACCTCGAGATCGAATTCCAGCCCCTTTTCCTTCAGGAGCACACGGACCTTGCGGGACTGGGGGGAAAGCCAGAGATGGTACAGCTTGCGCATGGGGGCGGAGTCTAGTCGTATTCGGATGAATGAAAAAGCTGGAGAGGACCGCGAATCAGCATGTTGAAAATCTGGGGCCGGGCCAGTTCTGTCAATGTCCAGAAGGTTTTGTGGGCGGCCGACGAGCTGGGGCTGGCGTATGAGCATATCGTGGTCGGCGGCAAATTCGGCGGAAACGACACGCCTGAATACCGCGCGATGAATCCCAACGGCCTGGTGCCGGTGCTGCAGGACACGGATGGCGGCATCCACTGGGAAAGCAACAGCATGGTGCGCTACCTCGCCGCCCGCTACGACGCGTCAGGCGCCGGCCTGTGGCTGGCCGATCCGGCCGCGCGCAGCCAGGCCGACCGCTGGATGGACTGGGCCAGCAGCCTGCTGGGAGAACCAATGCGCGTGCTGTTCTGGGGCTTCGTGCGCGATCCGGTGAATGCCGACCTGAATGCCATGACCAAGGCCGAGATGCAGGCGGCCGAATATTGGGCCCGGCTCGACACCCACCTCGCTGACCGGGCTTTTGTGGCCGGTGACCGCCTGACCATCGGCGACATCCCGGCAGCCTGCCAGCTGCACCGCTGGCTCAGCTTCCCGATCACGCGGCCGACTCTGCCGAACCTGTTGGCCTGGCACGGCCGGATGACCGGACGGGCGGGTTACCGCGCCCATGTCATGCCACCCATGGAATGAAACTGGCCGTCAGACAGGGTTTACAGCCGTATCAACCTTTGCACAGAACCTGATTTTGATCCGGTTTCAGCGGGAACTTTGGGGCAAAATGGCCCTGTTTCGACAGAAACAAGCTTAAAATCGGCTTTTAAACGGGTCTTGGCCGACGTTTTCTGCAGCTAAGACCCGTTTTTGACCCTCAACTGGCTCATTTCCGGCCGTTCCGACGGTCTGAAAGGGCCGTGCCCATCCCAAATCGTGACCATTCCGCCCCTGATCGGCTCAGGCCGGAATCACCTTGACCACACAGTCTTGTTCTCCATATATAACCTATGAGTTATTTAACGGGGCATGGTGTGTGATCGCTGATTACAGGTTTTTTCCTGCCTCTCTGTCGGCTGGCGCCAGGCTCGGCCGTCCTCGGAGCATGTCCAATCCCGAACAGAAAGCTCCCATGCTCAAGATCGCCCTTATTGTCCTCGCCCTGCTCGCCGTCGCCATTGCCGGCGTGCTCGCCTATGCCGCCACCAAGCCCGATACCTCCCGCATCGCCCGGTCCGCCCAGATCCAGGCGGCGCCGGACCGGATCTTTGCGCTGATCAACGATCTGCCCGCCTGGCAGACCTGGTCGCCTTACGAGAAGAAAGACCCGGACATGCAGCGCAGCTTCACCGGCCCGGCCGCCGGCATCGGCGCGAAATACGCCTGGGCCGGCGACAAAAACATCGGCGACGGCCGCATGGAGATCGTCGAGAGCACTGCCCCGTCAAAGATCGCGATCCGGCTGGAATTCCTGAAACCCTTCCAGCATACCGCCATGGCGGACTTCACCCTGGCTCCAGCCGCCAACGGCGCCACCACGGTGACCTGGGCGATGACTGGTCCGGCCAATTACCTGTCCAAGGTGATGAGCGTGGTCTTCGATTTCGACAAGATGATCGGTCGCGACTTCGAGGCCGGCCTCACTAATCTGAAAACCCTCGCAGAGAAATAAGGGGAGCCAGCATGTCCGCCGCCCCGAAAACCGATCGTGCACCCGACCTCGTGCTGAACCGCGTGTTCAATGCCCCGCGCGAGCGCGTCTTCCGCGCCTGGATCGAACCGCAGCTGATGGCGCAGTGGTGGGGACCGGAGGGCTATACCGCACCGGTCTGCGAACTGGATGCGCGACCGGGCGGTGCCTGGCTGGTGCATATGCGTTCGCCCGAGGGCCATGTACAGGTGATGGGCGGCACCTATCACGAGATCGCCGAGCCCTCGAAGCTCATCTGCACGACGTTTGTGAAGGATGGCGAGCGCTTCATGGTGGAAGGCCTGCATGTCGTCACCTTCGAGGCGGCGTCCGAAGGCAGGACCAGGATGCGGCTGGAATCGACGCTGATCCAGCTCGCGCCCGAATGGGAAGCGGCGCGCCATGGCGGCATGCAGCATGGCTGGAACACCAGCATCGACAAGCTGGAAACGATGTTTAAAGCCTAGCCGGGCTGGAGATCACTCGCGACCGCTGCCACTGGTCTGCGGCAGCGCCGTACCCGGCGATGCGATCAGCGCAAAGGTCAGCAGCGTGGCCGGCGACAGATGTTTCGGTGTGGCCTGTGTGGTGGCGCCAGCCGGTGCTTTTACCGGCGCGATGACGGCTGGAGTGGTGACCGGTGCAACGGCCGGCACCACATCTGGTGTGGTGAGGATCGCTTCCACTTTGTCGGCGGGTGGCCCCGGAACAACATCCAGCGCGATGACAGCGCCATGATGATGGATATCGCAGTCCTCCATCGGCTCGCCCATGGCAAGCGGCGAATGCGCTGCCCAATCCTCCCCGTCTTCGGCACGTGAAACCATCGGCAGGGAGGCAAACAGCAGGACTGTACCGGCAAACACGAGCAGATCGGTTTTCATGGCAGCCATCCCGCGCAGGGTGAATGACAGCGCGACAACATTGGCCGTCGCCGTGAAGTTCCGTGACAAATGCTTCGGCCGCCGCTTTTCCCAATCCCTGTGCTAGGCTGAATTGGTCAGACGCCGGGCCGAAAGGTACGGCTGACGGGATCCTGCAGCAGAGTCCGACCCTGCAGCAGCCTCCTGTCCGGCACTTCAGCAATTCCCCGGGGATTGCCAGAGCGACGGTCTTTCTCGCCTCACCTGCCTCCCCTGTCGTCTTC includes:
- a CDS encoding amino acid ABC transporter substrate-binding protein is translated as MRIRTIFAAMLATAGLAAISPAALAGATFDAVKAKGFVQCGVNGSVAGFSAPDSQGLWTGIDVDMCRAVAAAVFGDSSKIKYTALTAQQRFVALQSGEIDVLTRNVTQTLLRDASLGLREAGVNFYDGQGFIVNKKLGVKSAKELNGSTVCVQPGTTTELNLSDYFRKMNMTFKAVVIEKVDENIAAFSSGRCDVYTTDASQLAAVRVTALNPPDDYIILPERISKEPLGPMVRQGDDQWYQIVKWALLALKEAEELGISQQNVDEMLKSEDPVIKRFTGVTPGYGKALGLDEKWAYWIVKQIGNYGESFERNLGKGSPVKLERGLNDLWTRGGLMYAIPLR
- a CDS encoding glycosyltransferase family 4 protein, which encodes MQVLPALVTGGVERGTVDTAKALAKAGWMSYVVSAGGPMVRELERAGARHITLPVNSKNPFVMRKNTARLEELIRSLPVDVVHVRSRAPAWSARAAALRCGVPLVTTFHNAYKSHSWFKKFWANPMSKGDIVVAISDFVADYANSAFGVPRARLVTIPRGTDLVKFDPNRIYPERMSNLQQQWRLTDGLPVILLPGRLTRWKGHTVLLRALKILAERHDGKQDFTAVLLGSGRDGYRAELESLIVQYRLDRSVRIPGDGKDMPAAYMLADVVVSASTFPEGFGRVAVEAQAMGKPVIATDHGGSRETVLPGGETGWLVKAGDAKALADALDEALHLTPERRMEIAARARRHVSENFTVDAMCDAYIKVYTRLLFPEHR
- a CDS encoding GNAT family N-acetyltransferase, which produces MSEDGIETTRLRLRPVRQMDAALLPSLITPVISRWTANWIYPFTAAMANERVAATLADNAASTGFNRVLTDKEDGRVIGWFRATLVSETPRTASIGYWLIDAVHGRGYLTEALPVFVQAAIAALKLERLEAGAQPENAASIAALTRLGLRFIGRRQHYVPARDREEPTNFYAMDCPGDSLPSGS
- a CDS encoding alpha/beta hydrolase, producing the protein MTDTQFLRRPDGTRLAYSATPARQSDKPGILFCGGFRSDMTGTKAVAMEQVAQQHGLGYVRFDYFGHGQSDGDFLDGTIGRWKEDTLAMLREVCGPATQIVVGSSMGGWLATLAALALPDRTAGLVLIAPALDFTEDLMWAEMTEPQRAVLLRDGILREPSQYSDQPYEYSLRLITEGRDHMILKPGIVYDKPVRILQGMMDPDVPYGHAVKTAAAFQGGDTRLTLLRDGDHRLSRPQDIELLTQTVLGLL
- a CDS encoding DUF2927 domain-containing protein gives rise to the protein MRPAKSLIRRGAMTMALVAVLVWALLLAGLGTSFALVQVPGQTPTHDDILRGFDASALSASREDVAYGGTYDPVGMIVKWQKPIIYKIEGLRSRPDAINFAIATLQQQAALAGIEVRAARAPSEANYAITFRNVAGFNLGDRKAVCFLTYNFNTSGHMQWAALQINLAAPSLERCVRHEILHGFGLMNHPHRLHSVLSYHVGDHMAEITEADIVMLRSLYDPRIRPAMSRLAALTIVDSLIEANRRALNPRAPAKTDPMPVLRDVIADLDKAAAGGNVRAMMYLAEAAWQGYGMPKDPARMAAWIERASATRDVVARFDLAHALGSGRYMPKDNARAAVLYRRNAELGHAVSQNNYAVMLRDGLGVPVDRVAALTWFTLAARGNVASAERSRQALMQNLPPAEQQEAVRRAAAWKPAAEAAR